In [Phormidium] sp. ETS-05, the genomic window TCCCGATCGAACATCACCGGTAATCCCGCATTCAGGGCCCCAGAAAAGGCCGTAAACACAATCACCCCCGCTGCCAGGAATTGGGCATAATTATCAGTTTCGGCAAACAAACCTTTGGGTGCATTTTGGAACAACGCCCCAAACAAAATCAACCACATCAACGGTTGCACAATCCCCGCAATCAAAGTTGATGGCCGTCTTTGCAATTGGATAAACAGCCGCCGGGTCAGTGCCAGAGTTTCTTGGGTCAGTTCTCCGAGCAAATTAGTTTCCGGGATGGAATTTGCCCCCGTGAGGGATGTTCCCTCTGCTTTTTCACGAGTGATTGTTGTCCTCATATTTGTGATTAATTTTCGCTGGTAATTTCAAAGGCTTTTTGTCCTTTGTCACTTGTCCTTTGTCCCTGGTTCGCCAATAATCGGCTTATTCCTATGAATAAATTAATTGACAATTGTCAATTGTCAATTATCAAATGACAAAGGACAAAGGACAAAGGACAAATGACTTTTGACAAATGACAAATTAACGCATATTCTTTTTGCGCTCTGCTTTCAGGTCTCGCGTCCCCGCCGCCGCCAGTTCTGCATCCATCAGAGTGCGGCCCGTCGCCTCCAGATAAACATCATCCAAGCTGGGACGGGATTGGGCCACGCCAAAAGTGGGTAAACCTGCCTCCCGCAAGGCTTGCTGGATGGTGAAGAGGGCATCGCTCCCGGATGTTACCACCAAATTGAGAGAATTGCCTTGGGCACTGTTAATAATAATTTCTCGCACAAAGGCCAAATCGGCTAGGAGGGATTTGGCTTTTTCCGCTTCTTCTACGGGGGTGAATTCCCGCAACCGCAAGGTAATGCGCTCTCCTCCTACTTTATCTTTTAGCTCCGTGGGGGTCCCGGTGGCAATGACCACGCCGAGATCGATTATCGCCACCCTTGTGGCCAGCATATCAATTTCCTCCAAATAGTGACTGGTGATTAACACCGTGGTCCCCTCCTCCCGCACTCGCCGCAGGAAATTCCACACTGCCATCCGGCTTTCAATATCCAGTCCCACCGTGGGTTCATCCAACACCAGTACCTCTGGTTGATGCAGCAACCCCGCAGCCAAGTCGATGCGCTTGCGAATCCCCCCAGAATAAGTACCGCAGCGTTTATCGGCCCATTCCTCTATCCCTAATAGGGACAGTACCTGAGCGATTCGCTCTTTCGCCACTTTTCCGGGTAAATGATATAGTGCTGCCTGTAGTTGCAGCAGCTCCCGCCCCGTTAGCATCTTGTCCACCGCCACTTCCTGGGCCACATACCCCAGACGCTGCCTCACGGCTCTAGGATTATCCACCACAGAAACACCGCAGACCTCCAATCTACCGGCATCGGGGGATGTTAAGGTGCTAAGACAGCGAATTGTTGTAGTTTTCCCGGCTCCGTTGGGACCTAGCAGCCCGAAGATTTCCCCCGGGGCGATCGAGAAGGAAACATCTTTCACCGCTTCGGTGGTGCCGTAGCGCTTTTGCAGTTTTTCGATGAGAACGGCTGCAGTCATAAGTCCAGCTTACCTTAGTGATTGATACAAATCTCAACAATCTAGATTTTTATTTTACGCCGAATTACAGGTAAGCTAGGATGATATGGAAATCATTCGGCGCCGCATCTCGTCGAGCGACTGCCACAAACCCTATAATTACCGGTATCTAGCGCCAATGCTTCCCCGATTATCCCCCCATCAGCCGGAACAGTGGCGGGAAAGGTGGGATGGTTCGTGCAGGGCATCCCGGAAGCCCCTACCCGATCGGCAACAACTGGGGCATCCCCTATGGTCAGTTGGCGGGGTAAATGACCAGAAATTTGGTCAATAGGGACCGAGAGCCGAGGTGGGAAAATCAAAGGTGTCCCCTAGCTGCATAGGTCAAGTGTGGCTCAAACCAATCTATTTTTACCAGCAAATCAGGTGCAAGCTATCTGAGGACACATATATCAGTTGTCCCAAGTCCGGCAGTCCTAAGTCCCTTGACCAATTACAAATGACAACTGACTAACTAGGGGATTAACTGCTGCACCAGCTAGTCAGAGCCTCGCCAAAAACATTAGAAGTTCAAGGAGCTAAGTGAGAGCATGAACATTTTACGTTTAGTTCGGCCAACATACTCGATGCTGAAAACAGAAATCCGCACTAAACTTCTGAGCAATAATAACATTTTAAATACCAATAAAAAAGAGCTGAAAGAGACTGATATATTCGTAGCTTCTTATCCCAGGTCTGGTAATACCTGGACTAGATTGCTGCTGTCTGATGTGATGCTCCAGGTACTAGGTTTTGAAACAGATGTTAAGCTCCCCATAGTTTTGGGGAAAATCAGTCCTGACAATACCATTGATTTAATCAGCGAAATTGAGCCCAAAGTTTTGGAATTGCCATTCCGCCTGATTAAAACTCACGAGCGCTACGACGGGATCAGAGGGTACAAAGCTATCCACATTTTCCGCAATCCCGCTGATTCTCTGACTTCTGAGTTTCAACTGAAGAAACGGAAAAATCCCGAATATTTGGCAGATTTCTATAGCGACCCGGATGTTTTTGCAGGTTTCATGTGTCCTTGTGGTCAACCTATATGAAAACCTACATCGAAGCGAAAGAGAAAAACCCAGAACGCTTGATGTTTGTTTCT contains:
- a CDS encoding ATP-binding cassette domain-containing protein, with the translated sequence MTAAVLIEKLQKRYGTTEAVKDVSFSIAPGEIFGLLGPNGAGKTTTIRCLSTLTSPDAGRLEVCGVSVVDNPRAVRQRLGYVAQEVAVDKMLTGRELLQLQAALYHLPGKVAKERIAQVLSLLGIEEWADKRCGTYSGGIRKRIDLAAGLLHQPEVLVLDEPTVGLDIESRMAVWNFLRRVREEGTTVLITSHYLEEIDMLATRVAIIDLGVVIATGTPTELKDKVGGERITLRLREFTPVEEAEKAKSLLADLAFVREIIINSAQGNSLNLVVTSGSDALFTIQQALREAGLPTFGVAQSRPSLDDVYLEATGRTLMDAELAAAGTRDLKAERKKNMR
- a CDS encoding sulfotransferase domain-containing protein, with product MNILRLVRPTYSMLKTEIRTKLLSNNNILNTNKKELKETDIFVASYPRSGNTWTRLLLSDVMLQVLGFETDVKLPIVLGKISPDNTIDLISEIEPKVLELPFRLIKTHERYDGIRGYKAIHIFRNPADSLTSEFQLKKRKNPEYLADFYSDPDVFAGFMCPCGQPI